A single region of the Lycium barbarum isolate Lr01 chromosome 2, ASM1917538v2, whole genome shotgun sequence genome encodes:
- the LOC132626486 gene encoding ruBisCO large subunit-binding protein subunit beta, chloroplastic, translating to MASTFAGMSSAGPLAAPSTSSNKLSSVANISSTSFGSKRNVVLRKNRSPKISAAAKELYFNKDGSAIKKLQIGVNKLADLVGVTLGPKGRNVVLESKYGAPKIVNDGVTVAREVELEDAVENIGAKLVRQAAAKTNDLAGDGTTTSVVLAQGLIAEGVKVVAAGANPVLITRGIEKTAKALVAELKKMSKEVEDNELADVAAVSAGNNYEVGSMIAEAMSKVGRKGVVTLEEGKSAENSLRVVEGMQFDRGYISPYFVTDSEKMTVEYENCKLLLVDKKITNARDLVNVLEDAIRNGYPILIIAEDIEQEALATLVVNKLRGALKVAALKAPGFGERKSQYLDDIATLTGGTVIREELGLTLDKADKEVLGLAAKVVLSKDSTTIVGDGSTQEAVNKRVAQIKNLIEAADQDYEKEKLQERIAKLSGGVAVIQVGAQTETELKEKKLRVEDALNATKAAVEEGIVVGGGCTLLRLAAKVDAIKETLANDEEKVGADIVKRALSYPLKLIAKNAGVNGSVVSEKVLSSDNVKFGYNAATGQYEDLMAAGIIDPTKVVRCCLEHAASVAKTFLMSDCVVVEIKEPEPAVAGSPMDNSGYGY from the exons ATGGCATCTACTTTTGCTGGTATGTCCTCAGCAGGACCCTTGGCTGCTCCCAGCACTTCTTCAAACAAGCTTTCGTCTGTTGCTAATATATCTTCCACCTCTTTCGGGAGCAAaagaaatgttgtactaagaaaGAACCGCAGTCCGAAAATTTCGGCTGCAGCGAAGGAGTTGTACTTCAACAAGGATGGGTCAGCTATCAAGAAGCTGCAG ATTGGTGTGAACAAACTTGCTGATCTAGTTGGAGTTACTCTTGGCCCAAAAGGAAGAAATGTTGTCCTCGAGAGCAAGTATGGTGCTCCAAAAATCGTTAATGATGGAGTTACCGTCGCCAGAGAG GTTGAATTAGAGGATGCAGTAGAAAACATCGGTGCGAAACTAGTGAGACAAGCTGCTGCCAAAACCAATGACCTGGCTGGGGATGGGACTACAACATCTGTTGTGCTAGCCCAGGGCCTTATTGCTGAAGGTGTCAAG GTGGTTGCAGCTGGTGCAAACCCTGTCCTGATCACCAGAGGAATTGAGAAGACTGCAAAAGCATTAGTAGCTGAGTTGAAGAAAATGTCCAAAGAG GTGGAAGACAATGAACTAGCAGACGTGGCTGCAGTAAGTGCTGGGAACAACTATGAAGTAGGGAGTATGATTGCTGAAGCCATGAGCAAGGTTGGAAGAAAAGGTGTTGTGACACTAGAAGAGGGAAAAAGTGCTGAAAACAGTCTCCGTGTGGTTGAAGGAATGCAATTCGACCGTGGTTACATCTCTCCTTACTTTGTTACTGATAGTGAGAAAATGACCGTTGAATATGAGAACTGTAAG TTACTACTGGTTGATAAAAAGATAACAAATGCAAGAGATCTTGTTAATGTCCTGGAAGATGCTATCAGAAATGGTTACCCAATTTTAATTATTGCTGAAGATATTGAGCAAGAAGCTCTGGCAACACTTGTTGTCAATAAGCTTAGAGGTGCCTTAAAGGTTGCCGCACTTAAAGCTCCTGGTTTTGGTGAGCGAAAAAGCCAATATCTTGATGACATAGCAACCCTTACCGGAG GCACTGTGATTAGGGAGGAACTAGGCCTCACCTTAGACAAGGCTGACAAGGAAGTTCTAGGCCTTGCTGCTAAAGTGGTGCTATCTAAGGATTCCACTACAATTGTTGGTGATGGTAGCACTCAGGAAGCAGTCAATAAGCGTGTTGCACAGATTAAAAACCTGATAGAG GCTGCAGATCAAGATTATGAAAAGgaaaaacttcaagaaagaattGCTAAATTATCAGGAGGTGTGGCTGTCATACAG GTCGGAGCACAAACTGAAACTGAGTTGAAAGAGAAGAAACTTAGAGTGGAAGATGCTCTCAATGCAACAAAG GCAGCTGTTGAGGAAGGTATTGTTGTTGGAGGAGGCTGCACACTCCTCAGACTGGCTGCCAAAGTTGATGCCATCAAGGAGACCCTTGCAAATGATGAGGAGAAG GTTGGAGCTGATATTGTCAAAAGAGCATTGAGCTACCCATTGAAATTGATTGCTAAAAATGCTGGTGTTAATGGAAGCGTTGTCAGTGAGaag GTGCTCTCAAGTGACAATGTAAAATTTGGATACAATGCTGCAACTGGCCAATATGAAGACTTAATGGCTGCTGGCATCATTGATCCAACAAAG GTGGTGAGATGTTGTCTAGAGCACGCCGCATCTGTGGCAAAGACATTCTTGATGTCCGATTGTGTGGTTGTTGAAATCAAGGAGCCTGAACCAGCAGTTGCTGGCAGCCCAATGGACAACTCAG GATACGGATACTAG